The Pseudomonas sp. SCA2728.1_7 DNA segment GATCCGTGCCTCGAACTTCGAACGCCTGACCCTGCTGATCAAGGGCCGTATCAGCGAAGGCAAGCTCGAAGACGTGCCGCCATACTTCCACTACTGCGCATCCTGGGCGCTGGTGCACGGCGCCGTGGCGCTGTATCACTCGCCGTTCTGGAGCAATGTGCTGGAAGATCAGGAAGGTTTCTTCCAGTTCCTGATGGACATCGGCGTGCGCATGGGCAACAAGCGCAAGCGCGATCCGGAAACGCCAAGCAGCTGAGCCATTCAGCTGCTTTATTGCGCCATGATTTCGCTACATGTCGCAGTACCGCAGGAATATACTCAGGCATAGGGCTTGCTAAAACTTGATTTGTGAGTCAAGTTTTAGCGGCTCGAAATTCTTTCGCCGGAGTGATCATGATCGTTGACCGTCAAGGCAGGCGTTTTCGCAATTTGCGGATCAGTCTGACTTCAGCCTGCAATTACGCGTGTACCTACTGCGTGCCCAACGGCAAGCGGCTGGTGGCTGCGCAGGATGAACTGTCGGCCGAAGCCATGGCGCGTGGCGTGGCGTATCTGATCGAAGCCGCCGGCATCGAGCGGCTGCGAATTACCGGTGGCGAGCCGCTGGTCAGCCCCAAACTCGAATCGTTCATGACCGCCGTCGGCAAGATGGGCCTGGACGACATCAGCCTGACCACCAACGGTCAACTCCTCGCGAAAAAACTCCCGCTGCTGGTGGATGCCGGTCTGCGCCGGATCAACGTGTCCCTCGATACCCTCGACGCCAGCGCGTTCCGCAGCATCGCCCGTGGTGGCGATCTGGCCACGGTGCTCGATGGCATGGATCAGGCGAAAGCGGCGGGGATGAAGATCAAGGTCAACATGGTGCCGTTGCGCGGGCAGAACCTTGATCAAGTCATGCCGCTGCTGGATTACTGTCTGGAGCGTGGATACGAATTGCGCTTCATCGAGCTGATGCGCATGGGTCACTTGGCCAAGGACAATAATGCGTTCCTGCAACAGTTCGTCAGCCTGCAACAGCTGCTGGCGCTGATTGGCGAGCGTTATGAGTACGCACAAACCGACGCACCAGTGGACGCAACGGCCGTGCGTTACGCAATTCCCGGTTTAGGCAACTTTGGCGTGATCGCCAACGAAAGCGTGCCGTTCTGCCGCACGTGCTCGCGTTTGCGCCTGTCGTCCACTGGTTGGTTGCATGGCTGTCTGTCGTCGAGTAACCGCCACTATGTCGGTGATCTGCTCGACAAGCCGCGCCATCAGGCGTTGCCGGCGCTCCAGCGTTTGCTGGTCAAGGCGTTGGGGGACAAGCAGGAAGTGGCGTTCTCTGGCGGCGCTACCGTCATGAAAATCATCGGCGGCTGAACAACCGCTTTCGCGAGCAGGCTCGCTCCCACCTTGGAATGTATTCCCCCTGTGGGAGCGAGCCTGCTCGCGAATACGATCTTACAATCAACGAATTTTCAGAGCTGGCGCAAAAGCTGCATCCAACGGCCATTCGCCGGTTTTCCGTCACCGGCCTCTGGAGGAATAGGATGCGTAGCCTGGTTTTGCTGCTGGCCGTTTTGGCGCTTGGCGGCTGTATGACTGTCAGCGATATGGCCGAAGGCACTCGCTATCAGATGAGCGACGCAGGCTTGCTGGATCACAGCGACAGCCGCCGCGTGAACAACTTCCGCATTCAGCCGGACTCATTCATCTACATCGCCCAGGGCGCGTTCGCACCGCCGGGTGGTTCTTACCCGCGCCCGAATGTGGTGGCTGAAGAAGCTTTCAAAGGTTTCGTCGAATATTTTCCTATGGTTCGCCGCGCCCGCGCTCCCGAGGGACTCGATCAGGCGATGGGCGAAGCTCGCGATGCCGGTGCGCACTATCTGCTGTACACGCGTTTCGCCAAGGCTGACGACCGCATCGGCAACTCCGATGAGTGGCTCGATGAAGAAGCGGTGGATCGCCTCGGCATCGACGGCGGCGTGATTCAGATCATGTTGATCGAGACCAGCACCCAGTATTTGATTGATACTGCACGGATCAAGAGTCGTGGCGGTTTACTGACGTTCCACGACAGCAAGCCCGAAGACCTGATCGGCCCGCCGCTGGCGCAGTACGCGCGCAGCCTGTTGGGAGTCGGCGACCAATAATTCAAGGAGAACGCCATGAGTGGCCCGCAAAAAGCCAATGACCTGTTGGGACAGATCCCGAAAACCAAAGGCTTGCCGCCGGTGCACTTGTGGAACCCGGACTTCTGCGGCGACATCGACATGCGCATCGCCCGCGACGGCACCTGGTATTACCTGGGTACGCCGATCGGGCGCAAGCCGATGGTCAAGCTGTTCTCGACGATCATGCGCCGCGATGGCGATGACTATTTCCTGATCACACCGGTCGAGAAGGTCGGGATCAAGGTCGACGATGCGCCGTTCGTGGCGATTGCCGTCGAGGTTGAAGGCGAAGGGGAGGCGCAGCTGTTGCGCTTCACCACCAACGTTGATGAAACCGCCGAGGCCGGGCCTGAGCATCCGATTCGGGTCGAGATTGATCCGACGACGCAGGAGCCTGCGCCTTACGTGCATGTGCGCACCAATCTTGAAGCGCTGATTCATCGCAATGTGTTCTACCAACTGGTGGAACTGGCGGTGAGTCGCGAAATCGACGGGCAGCGTTGGCTTGGCGTGTGGAGCGGCGGCGAGTTCTTTCGCATCGGCCTGGAACCCTGAAACACAACCCCTTGTAGGAGTGAGCCTGCTCGCGATAGCGGTGGATCAGTCAATACTTATGGTGACTGACATACCGCTATCGCGAGCAGGCTCACTCCTACACTGATTTGTGTTCCTGCAGTAAATCCTTATTGACGCGCAATCGTATGATGATTAGCTTGATCACCCATCGCGATCCGCTTTGAGGTGTTCATGTCCAGCAGCTTTCATGCGTCGACCGTTGACTGGCTGGGTAGCTGGATCGCCGCTGGCCAGGTCAAACCCGGGCAGACGATCAAGGTCGAGGCCGATCTGGGCGAACAGCTCGGCGTCAGTCGCACGGTCATCCGCGAAGCCATCAAAACCCTCGTCGCCAAAGGCATGCTTGAAGTCGGGCCGAAAGTCGGCACCCGCGTGCTGCCGGTACGGCGCTGGAACCTGTTCGATCCGCAAGTGGTCGGTTGGCTGTCGCGCAACGGCTTGCCGGAAAACTTCGTCGATGACCTGCTCGACCTGCGCCGCACCATAGAGCCGATGGCCGTGCGCTGGGCGTGCGAGCGCGCGACGCTGGAACAGATTGAAGCGGTGCAACTGGCCTATAACGCCCTTGAGCGTGCGGTCGACAGCGGCATCGATTACAACCGCGCCGATCAGGTCTTCCACGAATGCATTCTCGCCGCCAGCCATAACCAATTCATTGAACAAATGGTCCCGGCGCTCGGCGCGTTGCTCGCTGTGTCGTTTGAAGTTTCTGCGGCCGACCCGGATGAACTGCGCCGCACTTTGCCGATCCACAAAGACATGGCCGACGCCATCGCCGCCCGCGATTCCGCGCGCGGCGTTTGGGCGTGCATGACCCTGATCGACAACGCCGACCTGGCGATCAAACGCTTTTACCCGAAAGTCATGGCCGACAAAAAAGCCAGTTGAATACACCGAAATCCCCTGTAGGAGTGAGCCTGCTCGCGATAGCGTCGTATCAGGCAAAGCAGATTTGACTGATCCACCGCGATCGCGAGCAGGCTCACTCCTACAGAAAATCACAAGAACAATGGAGACCGTTATATGCCGTGGACCGCCCTGACCCAACACCGCGCCCAGCTCGGTGAAGGCCCGTTCTGGGACGCGCCAACCCAGGCGCTGTACTGGGTTGATATCGCCGGCAAACAGGCCCTGCGTCTGATCGGCCAGAACGTGCAGATTCTGGCAAATGCCCGAGCACGTTTCCGCGTTCATCCCCTGCGCCAGCGGCGATGCGCTGGTGACCCTGAGCAGCGGTGTCTATCGCCTCGACCTCGATTCCCCCGGCCTCGAGCCGCGCCTGACGCTGTTCTGCGTCGCCGACCCGCAGCCCGGCAATCGTCCCAACGAAGCACGCTGCGATGGCCAAGGTCGTCTGTGGCTCGGCACCATGCAAAACAACATCGGCGAACAGGGCGAAGATCTGCCGATCACCCGTCGTTCCGGTGGTCTGTTCCGGATCGATCCGGATAAACGTGTCACGCCGTTGTTGCGCGGCCTGGGTATTCCCAACACGCTGTTGTGGAGTGACGACGGCACCACGCTGCTGTTCGGCGACAGTCTCGATAACACGCTGCACCGCTATTTCATTCACACCGACGGCAATCTCGATGTCGCACAAGTCTGGTATGGCCCCGATCAGCAGGGTGGCCCGGACGGTTCGGCGATGGACGCCGAAGGCTATATCTGGAATGCCCGCTGGGATGGCAGTTGCCTGCTGCGGCTGACGCCGGATGGCAAAGTTGATCGCAGAATCGATCTACCGGTCAGTCGCCCGACCAGTTGTGTGTTCGGCGGTGAAGGCCTGAAAACCCTGTTCATCACCAGCGCCCAGAGTCCCCACAACCATCCATTGGATGGCGCGGTACTGTCGATGCGCGTGGATGTCGCAGGAAAACTCTGTACGCGCTTTGCGGATTAAATCCCAAAATATGGGATGCAAAATTATATATTGAGATTATTTGGCGGTCGGGTTTATAGTCGGCTCCAGCAGTAACACGCACTCACACTTAAAAAGAACAAAACAGGTGAAGTGATGCAGCGAATGTCTATCGCACTCCCGCGTGGAGTCCGCGTCTCGCAACGGCTCGATGCCGTCGGCGGCGCCTGCCTGTTTCGTTCACATCGCCTTCCAGACCGGACATCGGCAGATGCCCGGTTTTTTTGTGCTTGCGAAACAGGAGTCCTGATCCATGGCTGAACCCCTTTCCCTGCCGCCGGTGCCCGCACCGCCGAAGGGCGAGCGTCTGAAAAACAAGGTCGTGCTGCTGACCGGCGCCGCGCAAGGCATCGGCGAAGCCATCGTCGCGGCCTGCGCGTCGCAGCAAGCGAAACTGGTTATCAGCGATATCCAGGTCGAAAAGGTCGAGAAGGTTGCCGCCCATTGGCGTGAGCAGGGTTACGACGTGCAAGCGCTGCAGGCAGATGTCTCGCATCAGCCCGATCTCCACGCCATGGCCAAACGCGCAGTTGAACTGCACGGGCGCATCGACGTGCTGGTCAATTGTGCCGGGGTCAACGTGTTCCGCGATCCATTGGAAATGACCGAAGAAGACTGGCGTCGCTGCTTCGCAATCGATCTGGACGGCGCCTGGTTCGGCTGCAAAGCGGTGCTGCCGCAGATGATCGAGCAGGGCGTTGGCAGCATCATCAACATTGCCTCGACCCATTCCAGCCACATTATTCCCGGCTGCTTCCCGTACCCGGTGGCCAAGCACGGTTTGCTCGGCCTGACCCGCGCGCTCGGCATCGAATACGCCGCGAAGGGGATTCGCGTCAACGCCATCGCGCCGGGCTATATCGAAACGCAACTGAACGTCGATTACTGGAACGGTTTCGCCGACCCGCACGCCGAGCGTCAGCGTGCTTTCGATCTGCACCCGCCGAAACGCATCGGTCAGCCGCTGGAAGTAGCGATGACTGCGGTGTTTCTGGCCAGTGATGAGGCGCCGTTCATCAATGCTGCATGCATCACCATCGATGGTGGGCGCTCGGTGATGTACCACGACTGAGCACAGTGGCTTTCATGCGGATAAATCCGTTTGCAATCCAATCATCATACGATATGACTATTGTCAGAAGATTTTGCAGGAACACGCTTTAACGCTTTTCAAACATTGCTCAAAAAAAATAACAAGGAGTCAGCTTATGAAACGTCGTTTCGGGATTCGTACCCTGTGCAGTACCGCCCTGGCGGTTACCGCGTTCAGCCTGAGCAGTGCGCTGCTCGCTGCCGACACCGTGAAAATCGGTTTCCTGGTCAAACAGGCGGAAGAACCGTGGTTCCAGACCGAGTGGGCCTTTGCCGAGAAAGCCGCCAAGGACAAGGGCTTCGAACTGATCAAAATCGCCGTGCCGGATGGCGAGAAAACCCTGTCGGCCATCGACAGCCTTGCTGCCAACGGTGCCAAGGGCTTTGTGATCTGCCCGCCGGACGTGTCGCTCGGCCCGGCGATCATGGCCAAAGCCAAGCTCAATGACCTCAAAGTGATTGCCGTCGATGACCGTTTCGTCGACGCCAACGGCAAGTTCATGGAAGACGTGCCATACCTCGGCATGGCCGCGTTCGAAGTCGGCCAGAAGCAGGGCAACGCCATGGTCGCCGAAGCGAAGAAGCGTAACTGGGACTGGAAAGACACCTACGCGGTGGTCAACACCTACAACGAACTCGACACCGGCAAGAAGCGCACCGACGGTTCGGTGAAATCCCTTGAAGACGCCGGTATGCCGAAGGATCACATTCTGTTCGCCGCGCTGAAAACCCTCGACGTACCGGGCAGCATGGACGCCACTAACTCGGCGTTGGTGAAACTGCCGAGCGCGGCGAAAAACCTGATCATCGGCGGCATGAACGACAACACTGTGCTCGGCGGCGTACGCGCCACCGAAGCCGCCGGTTTTGCTGCGGCCAACGTGATCGGTATCGGTATCAATGGCACCGACGCCATCGGCGAACTGAAAAAGCCTAACAGCGGGTTCTTTGGCTCGATGCTGCCAAGCCCGCACATCGAAGGCTACAAGACCGCAGAGATGATGTACGAGTGGGTGACCACCGGCAAAGAGCCGCCGAAGTACACCGCGATGGACGACGTCACCCTGATCACCCGCGAGAACTTCAAGCAAGAGCTGGAAAAAATCGGCCTGTGGAACTGATGCCGCGACGGCCCGGGCAGCCGGGCCGTGTTTCGGTGTGAAGAGGTGGCTTTATGCACGCGCAAGTACAAACACAACAACACAGCGCCAGCGGCAGCCTGCGCTTCAACGGGATCGGCAAAACCTTTCCCGGAGTGAAGGCGCTGGACGCCATCAGTTTCGTCGCCCATCCGGGGCAGGTTCATGCCTTGATGGGCGAGAACGGCGCCGGCAAGTCGACCCTGCTGAAAATCCTCGGTGGTGCTTACATCCCGAGCAGTGGCGAGTTGCAGATCGGCGAGCAGACCATGGCGTTCAAGTCGACGGCTGACAGCATCGGCAGCGGTGTCGCGGTGATTCACCAGGAGCTGCATCTGGTGCCGGAAATGACCGTCGCCGAGAACCTGTTTCTCGGCCATCTGCCGGCCAGTTTCGGTTTGATCAATCGCGGCGCGCTGCGCCAGCAAGCGTTGAATTGCCTTAAAGGCCTGGCCGATGAAATCGATCCGCAGACCAAAGTCGGGCGCTTGTCCCTCGGCCAGCGGCAATTGGTGGAAATCGCCAAAGCGCTGTCGCGTGGTGCTCACGTCATCGCTTTCGACGAACCGACCAGCAGTCTTTCGGCCCGTGAGATCGACCGCTTGATGGCGATCATCGGCCGCTTGCGCGACGAGGGCAAAGTCGTGCTCTACGTTTCGCACCGGATGGAAGAAGTGTTCCGCATCTGCGACGCGGTGACGGTGTTCAAGGACGGTCGCTACGTGCGCACCTTCGACGACATGAGCCAGTTGAGCCACGATCAACTGGTGACCTGCATGGTCGGGCGCGACATTCAGGACATCTACGATTATCGCCATCGTCCACGCGGCGCCGTGGCGCTAAAGGTATCTGGGCTGCTCGGCCCGGGCCTGCGTGAACCGATCAGTTTCGAGGCGCACAAAGGCGAAATCCTCGGCCTGTTCGGACTGGTCGGGGCAGGGCGCACCGAGCTGTTTCGCCTGCTCAGCGGGCTGGAACGCAACACCGCTGGACGCCTCGAATTGCGCGGTCATGAATTGAAACTGCGCTCACCGCGCGACGCGATTGCCGCGGGGATTCTGCTGTGTCCGGAGGATCGCAAGAAGGAAGGCATCATCCCGCTGGCCAGCGTTGCCGAAAACATCAACATCAGTGCACGCGGCGCCCATTCCGGCCTCGGCTGCCTGATTCGCGGTCTGTGGGAAAAGGGCAACGCCGACAAACAGATCAAAGCCCTGAAAGTGAAAACCCCGCACGCCGGCCAGCAGATCAAATTCCTTTCCGGTGGCAATCAGCAGAAGGCCATTCTCGGTCGTTGGTTGTCGATGCCGATGAAGGTCTTGCTGCTCGACGAACCCACTCGCGGCATCGACATCGGCGCCAAGGCTGAGATCTACCAGATCATCCATAACCTCGCCGCCGAGGGTATTTCGGTGATCGTGGTGTCCAGCGATCTGATGGAAGTGATGGGCATTTCCGACCGCATTCTGGTGCTCTGCGAAGGCGCCCTGCGCGGCGAAATCAGCCGTGACCAGGCCAATGAATCCAACCTGCTGCAACTGGCTTTGCCGCGCCACCGCGCTGACGGCGTGGCGAACTGAGAGGTGACTATGATGACAACCCAAAACGAAACCCTGCCCAAAGAGCGCAAACCGCTGGACATGCGGCGCTTCCTTGATGACTGGGTCATGTTGCTGGCGGCGGTGGGCATTTTCGTTGCCTGCACGCTGCTGATCGACAACTTCCTCTCGCCGCTGAACATGCGCGGTTTGGGCCTGGCAATTTCCACCACCGGGATCGCCGCGTGCACGATGTTGTACTGCCTGGCATCGGGGCATTTCGACTTGTCGGTGGGCTCTGTCATTGCCTGCGCCGGCGTGGTCGCGGCGGTGGTGATGCGTGACACCAACAGCGTGTTTCTCGGGGTCAGTGCGGCGTTGGTGATGGGCCTGATTGTCGGGCTGATCAACGGCATTGTGATTGCCAAG contains these protein-coding regions:
- a CDS encoding SDR family oxidoreductase, with amino-acid sequence MAEPLSLPPVPAPPKGERLKNKVVLLTGAAQGIGEAIVAACASQQAKLVISDIQVEKVEKVAAHWREQGYDVQALQADVSHQPDLHAMAKRAVELHGRIDVLVNCAGVNVFRDPLEMTEEDWRRCFAIDLDGAWFGCKAVLPQMIEQGVGSIINIASTHSSHIIPGCFPYPVAKHGLLGLTRALGIEYAAKGIRVNAIAPGYIETQLNVDYWNGFADPHAERQRAFDLHPPKRIGQPLEVAMTAVFLASDEAPFINAACITIDGGRSVMYHD
- a CDS encoding FadR/GntR family transcriptional regulator; this encodes MSSSFHASTVDWLGSWIAAGQVKPGQTIKVEADLGEQLGVSRTVIREAIKTLVAKGMLEVGPKVGTRVLPVRRWNLFDPQVVGWLSRNGLPENFVDDLLDLRRTIEPMAVRWACERATLEQIEAVQLAYNALERAVDSGIDYNRADQVFHECILAASHNQFIEQMVPALGALLAVSFEVSAADPDELRRTLPIHKDMADAIAARDSARGVWACMTLIDNADLAIKRFYPKVMADKKAS
- a CDS encoding DUF4823 domain-containing protein, with the translated sequence MRSLVLLLAVLALGGCMTVSDMAEGTRYQMSDAGLLDHSDSRRVNNFRIQPDSFIYIAQGAFAPPGGSYPRPNVVAEEAFKGFVEYFPMVRRARAPEGLDQAMGEARDAGAHYLLYTRFAKADDRIGNSDEWLDEEAVDRLGIDGGVIQIMLIETSTQYLIDTARIKSRGGLLTFHDSKPEDLIGPPLAQYARSLLGVGDQ
- a CDS encoding radical SAM protein; protein product: MIVDRQGRRFRNLRISLTSACNYACTYCVPNGKRLVAAQDELSAEAMARGVAYLIEAAGIERLRITGGEPLVSPKLESFMTAVGKMGLDDISLTTNGQLLAKKLPLLVDAGLRRINVSLDTLDASAFRSIARGGDLATVLDGMDQAKAAGMKIKVNMVPLRGQNLDQVMPLLDYCLERGYELRFIELMRMGHLAKDNNAFLQQFVSLQQLLALIGERYEYAQTDAPVDATAVRYAIPGLGNFGVIANESVPFCRTCSRLRLSSTGWLHGCLSSSNRHYVGDLLDKPRHQALPALQRLLVKALGDKQEVAFSGGATVMKIIGG
- the araG gene encoding L-arabinose ABC transporter ATP-binding protein AraG, whose protein sequence is MHAQVQTQQHSASGSLRFNGIGKTFPGVKALDAISFVAHPGQVHALMGENGAGKSTLLKILGGAYIPSSGELQIGEQTMAFKSTADSIGSGVAVIHQELHLVPEMTVAENLFLGHLPASFGLINRGALRQQALNCLKGLADEIDPQTKVGRLSLGQRQLVEIAKALSRGAHVIAFDEPTSSLSAREIDRLMAIIGRLRDEGKVVLYVSHRMEEVFRICDAVTVFKDGRYVRTFDDMSQLSHDQLVTCMVGRDIQDIYDYRHRPRGAVALKVSGLLGPGLREPISFEAHKGEILGLFGLVGAGRTELFRLLSGLERNTAGRLELRGHELKLRSPRDAIAAGILLCPEDRKKEGIIPLASVAENINISARGAHSGLGCLIRGLWEKGNADKQIKALKVKTPHAGQQIKFLSGGNQQKAILGRWLSMPMKVLLLDEPTRGIDIGAKAEIYQIIHNLAAEGISVIVVSSDLMEVMGISDRILVLCEGALRGEISRDQANESNLLQLALPRHRADGVAN
- a CDS encoding DUF1285 domain-containing protein, with the translated sequence MSGPQKANDLLGQIPKTKGLPPVHLWNPDFCGDIDMRIARDGTWYYLGTPIGRKPMVKLFSTIMRRDGDDYFLITPVEKVGIKVDDAPFVAIAVEVEGEGEAQLLRFTTNVDETAEAGPEHPIRVEIDPTTQEPAPYVHVRTNLEALIHRNVFYQLVELAVSREIDGQRWLGVWSGGEFFRIGLEP
- a CDS encoding substrate-binding domain-containing protein, translated to MKRRFGIRTLCSTALAVTAFSLSSALLAADTVKIGFLVKQAEEPWFQTEWAFAEKAAKDKGFELIKIAVPDGEKTLSAIDSLAANGAKGFVICPPDVSLGPAIMAKAKLNDLKVIAVDDRFVDANGKFMEDVPYLGMAAFEVGQKQGNAMVAEAKKRNWDWKDTYAVVNTYNELDTGKKRTDGSVKSLEDAGMPKDHILFAALKTLDVPGSMDATNSALVKLPSAAKNLIIGGMNDNTVLGGVRATEAAGFAAANVIGIGINGTDAIGELKKPNSGFFGSMLPSPHIEGYKTAEMMYEWVTTGKEPPKYTAMDDVTLITRENFKQELEKIGLWN